One Methanobacterium sp. genomic region harbors:
- a CDS encoding acyltransferase → MTNENTCENLKNKLKKCGNNVKIYPLSKIITPEVIEIGNNSMIDDFSFINGGKRIKIGKYAHIASFVSIIGGGELELGDYTVLACGSRILTGTDTYHGGKRMSTALPLEQRNVIRGKVEIKKDAFVGTNAVIHPNVKIGEGAVIGSCSLVTKDIEPWSINIGVPCKKIGYRPDVTVEDI, encoded by the coding sequence TTGACAAACGAAAACACATGTGAAAATTTAAAAAACAAACTAAAGAAGTGTGGAAACAACGTTAAAATATACCCTCTTTCAAAGATTATAACGCCCGAAGTCATAGAAATAGGAAATAATTCAATGATTGATGATTTTAGTTTCATAAATGGAGGTAAAAGGATTAAAATTGGCAAATATGCCCACATTGCATCTTTTGTAAGCATTATTGGCGGTGGAGAACTAGAACTAGGTGATTATACTGTTTTAGCATGTGGTTCTAGAATATTGACTGGAACTGATACATATCATGGAGGAAAAAGAATGTCTACAGCATTGCCACTTGAACAAAGAAATGTTATTAGAGGTAAAGTTGAAATAAAAAAGGATGCATTCGTTGGGACCAATGCAGTTATTCATCCCAATGTGAAGATTGGAGAAGGAGCAGTAATCGGCAGTTGCAGCCTTGTAACTAAAGATATTGAACCATGGAGCATTAACATTGGAGTTCCCTGTAAAAAGATAGGATATAGGCCGGATGTTACTGTTGAAGATATATAA
- a CDS encoding glycosyltransferase: MKVLIIYYKHSAVVGTIRMGGLIKYLPYFGWEPIVLTNKPSPELNKFRVVTVPYDDNYYIKKLPDMLKDVNENSNLVIKIIRYLWDAFFLYPDIQKYWYYPAVQAADDLLKNQDVDVIVSSFPPVTPHSIAKSLKEKHGIPWVADMRDLWTQYSYYKYSHFFLRKLLEKRLEVKTLTKANCLIIVSKPLAKILKKLHKTHEDIFIIPNGFDPENVNPGIPLTEKFSITYAGGLWNGKRDPGILFDAIKQLDLENKINMADFEINFFGPDDDLLRETVEKYDIADIVNIHGLIPRDEVIKREWRSQMLLLLMWDNPQEEGVFTGKIFEYLAAKRPIISIGYKGGVIDELLAKTGAGISLNGIEEIKEEIFRAYSEFKSNGKVSYNGISEEMNKYSHKEMAKKFSDVFNIIIKKN, from the coding sequence ATGAAAGTTTTAATAATCTATTATAAGCACAGTGCCGTTGTAGGTACAATTCGGATGGGGGGACTTATTAAATATTTACCTTATTTTGGATGGGAGCCTATTGTATTGACAAATAAGCCATCTCCAGAATTAAATAAATTTAGGGTAGTAACTGTGCCTTATGATGACAATTACTATATAAAAAAATTACCTGACATGCTTAAGGATGTAAATGAGAACAGTAATTTAGTTATAAAGATTATCCGATATCTATGGGATGCATTTTTTTTATATCCTGATATACAAAAGTACTGGTATTATCCAGCGGTGCAGGCTGCAGATGATCTGCTGAAAAATCAAGATGTGGATGTAATAGTTAGTTCTTTTCCTCCAGTAACTCCTCATTCAATTGCTAAAAGTTTAAAAGAAAAGCATGGAATCCCATGGGTAGCAGATATGCGTGATTTATGGACACAATATAGTTATTATAAGTATAGCCATTTTTTTCTACGTAAATTATTAGAAAAAAGGTTAGAAGTAAAAACATTAACCAAAGCCAATTGTTTAATAATAGTTTCTAAACCTCTAGCTAAAATTTTGAAAAAATTACATAAAACTCATGAAGATATCTTTATAATTCCCAATGGTTTTGATCCAGAAAATGTCAATCCCGGAATTCCTTTAACAGAAAAATTCAGTATAACTTATGCTGGAGGTTTATGGAATGGCAAGAGAGATCCTGGAATTTTATTTGATGCAATTAAACAATTAGATCTGGAAAATAAAATAAATATGGCTGATTTTGAAATTAATTTTTTTGGGCCTGATGATGATCTGCTTAGGGAAACGGTAGAAAAGTACGATATAGCAGATATAGTTAATATACATGGGTTAATTCCGCGAGATGAAGTAATTAAAAGGGAATGGAGATCCCAGATGTTGTTATTATTGATGTGGGATAATCCTCAGGAAGAAGGAGTTTTTACAGGCAAAATTTTTGAATATCTCGCTGCAAAAAGGCCAATAATTTCTATAGGTTACAAAGGAGGAGTAATCGATGAATTACTTGCAAAAACTGGTGCAGGTATTAGTTTAAATGGTATAGAAGAGATAAAAGAAGAAATATTTAGGGCATATTCTGAATTTAAATCCAATGGAAAAGTTAGTTATAATGGAATTTCTGAAGAAATGAATAAATACAGCCATAAAGAGATGGCTAAAAAATTTTCGGATGTTTTTAACATTATTATTAAAAAAAACTAA
- a CDS encoding DUF2206 domain-containing protein, whose amino-acid sequence MDGVFQINNWKIKNFIMVILLIQIGFLGLTFLDYAGINISILKEFIAVIYILFIPGMLILRIMGLSEIRSNIENILFVTGLSVMAAMFIGLFMNMIYPILGILQPLSKECLICTFLVFTTILCILCILKDKNHYKTDNTKKKPSLNVFNMLFFIPFTNIKMYFRNFSYNDNLDYINKKYLLNPSALFLILLPFISVFGTYLMNFYNNNIILISLIIIICSILLLVSFNKGFSPDLYPLAIFSISISLLLHQSLISMYIWGWDINVEYYTANIVIHNLIWNNAVSSNINSILSVSILAPVLSNISGISLVWTYKVIYPFIFSLVPLGLYHIFQKQTSNKISFLATFLFMATYTFYTEIISITKQEIAELFLVLILLILINKDLRNTKGSFLLILFSFSLIVSHYGVSYILCLLFIAYLVMFYAVNYIKRFRNPNKTISSGYNTKLTATFVIFFLSSVLSWYMYSSGSSGFVSLVQIGSQITSNLLSIIEPNTSQGLSVVITQQAFFLAEINKLLYLIIQFSIVVGVLATLFKDRMNFTKEYLLLSVVVLGMLIAGVVVPYFSSQLNTSRLFHLGIIFLAPFAIIGFLKLLELFNFLKVKIRNENKLKIISIFLVIFLFFDSGLAYYIGGEEHTSSVSIQQSYDSPVFNNMELSGAEWINTYRNSGHMVYADVIRIYLLYGILSNVGQIPFYMDLINKNSYVFFGSYNLKEKRIRVNQMEGANIVTNQGYSPLNFITSSYNKIYDNGGSNVYFG is encoded by the coding sequence ATGGATGGCGTATTTCAAATAAATAACTGGAAAATTAAAAATTTCATTATGGTCATTTTATTAATTCAGATTGGATTTCTTGGTTTAACATTTTTAGATTATGCGGGTATAAATATATCTATACTTAAAGAGTTTATAGCTGTTATTTATATTTTATTTATACCTGGAATGCTGATTTTGCGAATTATGGGATTATCTGAAATTAGAAGTAACATTGAAAATATTTTATTTGTCACAGGCTTAAGTGTAATGGCGGCAATGTTTATAGGACTATTTATGAATATGATATACCCCATACTTGGTATATTGCAGCCGCTTTCAAAAGAATGTTTGATCTGTACTTTTTTAGTTTTTACAACCATATTATGTATCTTATGTATTTTAAAAGATAAAAATCATTATAAAACGGATAATACAAAGAAAAAGCCCTCGTTAAACGTATTTAACATGTTATTTTTTATACCGTTTACAAACATTAAGATGTACTTTAGAAATTTCAGCTATAATGATAATTTAGACTATATAAACAAAAAATATTTATTAAATCCATCTGCACTATTTTTAATTCTTTTACCGTTTATAAGCGTTTTTGGAACGTATTTAATGAATTTTTATAATAATAATATTATTTTAATTTCATTAATAATTATAATCTGCTCCATATTGTTATTGGTAAGCTTTAATAAAGGATTTTCGCCAGATTTATATCCTTTAGCAATTTTCAGCATTTCAATTTCTCTTTTATTACATCAATCATTAATTTCAATGTATATCTGGGGATGGGATATTAATGTAGAATATTACACAGCGAATATTGTAATTCATAATTTGATATGGAATAATGCAGTCTCGAGTAATATAAATTCAATATTAAGTGTTTCTATTCTGGCTCCAGTATTATCAAATATCAGCGGTATTTCACTTGTCTGGACATATAAGGTCATTTATCCTTTTATATTTTCGTTAGTTCCTTTGGGTTTATATCACATATTCCAGAAACAAACCAGCAATAAAATCTCCTTTTTAGCTACTTTCCTTTTTATGGCAACGTACACTTTCTATACAGAAATTATTTCCATAACAAAACAAGAAATTGCTGAATTATTCCTTGTATTGATCCTGTTAATATTAATAAATAAAGATCTACGCAATACTAAAGGTTCGTTTTTATTAATTTTATTCAGTTTTTCTTTGATAGTTTCTCATTATGGAGTATCCTATATTTTGTGTTTGTTGTTTATAGCCTATTTAGTGATGTTTTACGCTGTAAATTACATAAAAAGATTTAGAAATCCGAATAAAACTATTTCGTCGGGTTATAATACAAAATTAACTGCAACATTTGTAATATTTTTCCTCAGTTCTGTTCTGTCGTGGTATATGTACAGTTCTGGATCCTCTGGTTTCGTATCTCTGGTGCAAATAGGAAGTCAAATTACTTCTAATCTTTTAAGTATTATAGAACCCAATACGTCTCAAGGATTAAGTGTAGTTATAACTCAACAAGCATTTTTTTTAGCTGAAATAAATAAGTTACTATACTTAATTATTCAATTTTCAATTGTTGTGGGCGTACTGGCAACTTTATTTAAAGATAGAATGAATTTTACTAAAGAGTACCTGTTATTAAGTGTTGTTGTTTTAGGAATGCTTATTGCAGGTGTTGTTGTTCCTTATTTTTCCAGCCAACTTAATACATCTAGATTGTTCCATCTTGGTATTATCTTTTTAGCCCCATTTGCTATAATTGGATTCTTGAAATTATTAGAATTATTTAATTTTTTAAAGGTCAAAATAAGAAATGAAAATAAATTAAAAATAATATCCATTTTTTTGGTCATATTTTTATTTTTTGATTCAGGGTTAGCTTACTACATTGGTGGAGAAGAACATACCTCTTCAGTATCGATACAGCAATCATATGATTCCCCTGTATTTAATAATATGGAATTAAGCGGTGCTGAATGGATTAATACTTATAGAAATAGTGGTCATATGGTATATGCAGATGTAATTAGAATTTATTTACTTTACGGTATACTAAGTAACGTCGGACAAATTCCATTTTATATGGATTTAATTAATAAAAACTCATATGTATTTTTCGGGTCATACAACCTTAAAGAAAAACGTATACGTGTTAACCAGATGGAAGGAGCTAATATAGTTACTAACCAAGGATATTCACCTCTAAATTTCATTACTTCAAGTTACAATAAGATTTATGATAATGGAGGATCTAATGTTTATTTTGGATGA
- a CDS encoding acyltransferase yields MNLKTLFLRYMGKTPDRAERLESYINNFRKMGIKIGKNVDMYGVSIDSLFPFLVEIGNNCIITGGTKILAHDASLSLFTNQYKVGKVTIYDNVFIGMDTVIMPGVKIGPNAIIGANSIITKTVPPNSVVAGAPARHICTLDEFLDKHKPETQSKNTEIIIVDSSKLNSDQEVVNFRKYVKNMVNQ; encoded by the coding sequence ATGAATCTAAAAACATTATTTCTTCGTTATATGGGCAAGACGCCCGATCGAGCCGAAAGATTAGAAAGTTACATAAACAATTTCAGAAAAATGGGCATAAAAATTGGAAAAAACGTAGATATGTATGGGGTTTCAATAGACAGTCTATTCCCATTTCTAGTTGAAATAGGAAATAACTGCATAATAACTGGTGGAACTAAAATATTAGCTCACGATGCTTCTTTGAGTCTATTCACAAATCAGTACAAAGTGGGTAAAGTTACAATTTATGATAACGTATTTATTGGAATGGACACAGTTATAATGCCTGGTGTTAAAATTGGCCCAAATGCTATAATTGGAGCTAACTCCATCATCACAAAGACAGTTCCCCCCAATTCAGTTGTAGCTGGAGCGCCCGCGAGGCATATTTGCACCCTTGATGAATTTTTGGATAAACACAAACCTGAAACACAAAGTAAAAATACAGAGATTATCATAGTTGACTCTTCAAAACTAAACAGCGATCAGGAAGTAGTAAACTTTAGAAAATATGTTAAAAACATGGTTAACCAATAA
- a CDS encoding flippase: MKFIKNVLLTFSVQLTAVILGIIISVILARTLGPEKVGIYSIIILIFTLLSTFGNLGIAISNTYYGVKKKYTWSEIASNSLISAFLLGTIILAALLLFYYFNPSLFENLDPNLLLIASITIPFILLMLYFQNILLGQNRIEEYNFTNITQSIIYLSLIVILILVVHGDLWAVIVSWTVSYVAASIIPVIMVYRSTKFKLHFNLNLFSKSVKFGLQSYLGNVIQFFNYRIDMFLIEVLLNFTSVGYYSISVGLAESLWYLPSAVGTMVFARTPGLSEEERNKSTPRVCRNTLFVTIILAIILFFTGKYIILILFGLQYLPALTPLWALIPGIIALSICKVLSNEITGRGKPLIITYASVISLIVNIPLNIIFIPQMGITGSALASSISYTAATLIVLAKFLKISKNTISETLIIKKQDIKLYNEFLLKIREVVQVRFKKIISKY; this comes from the coding sequence ATGAAATTTATAAAAAACGTCCTTTTAACATTTTCTGTCCAGTTAACAGCAGTGATCCTGGGAATAATTATTTCGGTCATTTTAGCTAGAACGCTTGGACCAGAAAAAGTAGGGATATATTCAATAATCATACTAATATTCACACTTTTAAGTACATTTGGAAACCTGGGAATTGCCATATCCAATACATATTATGGTGTAAAAAAAAAATATACATGGAGTGAAATAGCTTCAAATTCATTAATATCCGCATTTTTACTTGGAACAATTATTCTAGCAGCCCTTTTACTATTTTATTATTTCAATCCATCACTATTTGAAAATCTCGATCCAAATCTTTTATTAATAGCTTCAATAACAATACCTTTCATCCTTTTAATGTTATATTTCCAAAATATTTTATTGGGTCAAAACAGGATAGAAGAGTACAACTTTACAAATATCACCCAAAGCATCATCTACCTATCACTGATTGTTATACTTATTTTAGTTGTACATGGAGATTTATGGGCAGTAATTGTTTCATGGACTGTATCCTACGTAGCTGCATCCATTATACCTGTAATAATGGTTTATAGATCTACAAAATTTAAATTACATTTTAATTTAAACCTTTTCAGTAAAAGCGTGAAATTTGGTTTACAAAGCTATTTAGGTAATGTAATCCAGTTTTTTAATTACAGAATAGACATGTTCTTAATTGAGGTACTATTAAACTTTACAAGTGTCGGTTACTATTCTATATCAGTCGGACTTGCAGAATCATTATGGTACTTACCCAGTGCTGTAGGTACCATGGTATTTGCAAGAACTCCTGGTTTAAGTGAAGAAGAAAGAAATAAATCAACTCCTCGAGTTTGCCGTAACACATTGTTTGTAACTATAATACTTGCCATAATTCTATTTTTTACAGGGAAATATATAATATTAATTTTGTTTGGTTTGCAATATTTACCTGCCCTTACACCTTTATGGGCACTTATTCCAGGAATAATTGCTTTAAGTATCTGTAAAGTTTTGAGCAATGAAATAACAGGTCGTGGAAAACCATTAATAATTACCTATGCATCTGTTATATCACTAATTGTTAATATACCCCTAAATATAATTTTTATCCCACAAATGGGAATTACAGGGTCTGCTTTAGCTTCCAGTATATCTTACACTGCCGCTACATTAATAGTTTTAGCAAAATTCCTCAAAATATCAAAGAACACAATTTCAGAAACATTAATTATAAAAAAACAGGACATTAAGCTTTATAATGAATTTTTATTGAAAATAAGAGAAGTTGTCCAAGTTAGATTTAAAAAAATTATTTCAAAATATTAA
- a CDS encoding methyltransferase domain-containing protein, with product MGISNKLLQKICCPTCKGNLLINESNKLQCNDCGKGFLIINDIPLFINEESAYDKLYDQIDFHKHPFGYNLDYASWRKGKINREIVKYLKKGSVLDDGGGYGYLKEFLGKEHTYYNMEYSYEILNYDTSPLKSVGKGEELPFKDAIFDNIVSGDVLEHVHNKVKYLEETYRVLKPGGIFILNTPRTGWIESYKKSIWFWIPYLNYITNGIKSIFKDETNITTPSGVVDIPSDETWLRNQLKTLGYQVVVQKRTDNHLPGLSNKFWRKFADAFIDPEKIGHCTFFVCKKL from the coding sequence ATGGGAATATCTAACAAATTACTCCAAAAAATATGTTGTCCAACATGTAAAGGAAATTTATTAATTAATGAATCAAATAAACTTCAGTGCAACGACTGTGGAAAAGGGTTCCTAATTATCAATGATATACCATTGTTTATAAATGAAGAATCTGCATACGATAAGCTGTATGATCAAATTGACTTCCATAAACATCCTTTTGGATATAATCTAGATTATGCCTCCTGGAGAAAGGGAAAAATAAATAGAGAAATTGTAAAGTATTTAAAAAAAGGATCAGTTTTAGACGATGGCGGCGGCTATGGTTATTTAAAAGAATTTCTTGGAAAGGAACATACATATTATAATATGGAGTACAGCTATGAGATACTGAATTATGATACCAGTCCTTTAAAATCTGTAGGAAAAGGTGAAGAACTTCCATTCAAAGATGCTATTTTTGATAATATAGTAAGCGGCGATGTACTCGAACATGTGCATAATAAAGTAAAGTACCTTGAGGAAACATACCGGGTGTTAAAACCTGGAGGAATATTTATTTTAAATACACCACGAACAGGATGGATTGAATCCTATAAAAAATCTATCTGGTTTTGGATTCCCTATTTGAACTACATAACAAATGGAATCAAATCTATATTTAAAGACGAAACAAATATAACAACACCTTCTGGAGTTGTTGATATACCTAGCGATGAAACATGGTTACGTAATCAATTAAAAACGCTTGGCTATCAAGTAGTTGTCCAGAAAAGGACTGATAATCATCTTCCAGGCCTTTCCAATAAATTCTGGAGAAAATTTGCAGATGCATTTATAGATCCAGAAAAGATTGGGCATTGTACCTTTTTTGTTTGTAAAAAATTGTGA
- a CDS encoding SDR family NAD(P)-dependent oxidoreductase, with the protein MKDKLREKTVLVTGGTGSIGTEIVKQVLSYDASKVIVFSRDEIKHFSLKKNLTDDRLETVVGDVRDYRSIQRVFNDFDIDLIYHAAAMKHVVVCEDFPIESVRTNILGTQNMVDLATKYGIPKMINISTDKSAYPVNVMGATKFIAERIVLNANFSCVRFGNVANSHGSVIPIFIENLLNGNPLNITNPHATRFIMEIPDAVNLVMEATKYAQGGDLFILKMKAFKLGDLLDVILNRIAPRLDILEEDIKVNTIGLVDGEKLHEGLINSTESEFLFELNNTYVVLKNRENALKYKNIKRINSFGYTSNEVDLISKSEIEKIVINYFKKDSMREKLWEYLTNYSKKYVVQHVKEIY; encoded by the coding sequence TACGGGTGGAACAGGATCAATAGGCACAGAAATAGTCAAACAAGTTCTAAGTTATGATGCATCCAAAGTCATAGTTTTCAGCAGGGATGAAATAAAACACTTTTCATTAAAGAAAAATTTAACAGATGATCGACTTGAAACTGTCGTTGGAGATGTAAGAGACTATCGTAGCATTCAAAGAGTATTTAATGATTTCGATATCGATTTAATTTACCATGCAGCTGCAATGAAACACGTTGTTGTATGCGAAGATTTTCCAATAGAAAGTGTTCGAACTAATATTTTAGGAACACAAAACATGGTAGATCTGGCAACAAAGTACGGGATCCCCAAGATGATTAACATCAGTACAGATAAATCAGCTTATCCTGTTAACGTGATGGGTGCAACTAAATTTATTGCAGAAAGAATCGTACTTAATGCGAATTTTTCTTGTGTTAGATTTGGTAATGTTGCTAATTCACATGGTTCAGTTATTCCTATTTTCATTGAGAATCTTTTAAACGGAAACCCCTTAAACATAACCAACCCCCACGCAACCCGTTTTATTATGGAAATTCCTGATGCAGTCAATCTTGTAATGGAGGCCACCAAATATGCTCAGGGCGGAGACCTATTTATTCTAAAAATGAAGGCATTTAAACTAGGAGACTTGTTAGATGTGATTCTAAACAGAATCGCTCCCAGACTGGATATACTTGAAGAGGATATTAAAGTAAATACAATTGGTCTAGTTGATGGTGAGAAACTTCACGAAGGTTTGATTAACAGTACAGAATCCGAGTTTCTTTTTGAACTAAACAACACTTATGTAGTTTTAAAAAATAGAGAGAATGCGTTAAAATACAAAAATATAAAAAGGATAAATTCATTTGGATACACTTCAAATGAGGTGGATTTAATTTCAAAAAGCGAAATAGAGAAAATTGTAATTAATTACTTTAAAAAAGACAGTATGAGGGAAAAATTATGGGAATATCTAACAAATTACTCCAAAAAATATGTTGTCCAACATGTAAAGGAAATTTATTAA
- a CDS encoding glycosyltransferase family 2 protein: MSSKVSIIILNWNGWEDTIECLESLYQIDYPNYEVILIDNNSGDNSITKIREYCAGNIKVESPFLQYNPENKPITITEYANNKLKFVDKLDENFQNLSCTKLTLIKNDRNYGFTEGNNIGIKFALEKLNSDYILLLNNDTVVDKEFLRKMVNTGNNNRKIGILGPAIYWYNNKNMIQSAGANLSFKTGKQYILGRNQMDSGQFNEILDVDYVSGCALLIKSRAIDKIGLLNGTYFLYWEEADWCIRARKNGFKVCCVPQAKIWHKESSSANKVMDYYFTRNTFLFMKQYTNTSQFGIFILYFFGFRFWFKIGAYILYYKNINLLFCFFKGVKEGLFIQNKH, encoded by the coding sequence ATGAGCTCAAAAGTGTCCATTATCATCCTCAACTGGAATGGTTGGGAAGATACTATAGAATGTTTAGAATCTCTTTATCAGATAGATTACCCTAATTATGAAGTAATTCTCATCGATAACAACTCCGGCGATAATTCTATAACAAAGATCAGAGAATACTGCGCAGGTAACATAAAAGTAGAATCCCCTTTTCTCCAGTATAATCCAGAAAATAAACCTATAACCATTACAGAGTACGCTAATAACAAACTTAAATTCGTAGACAAATTAGATGAGAATTTTCAGAATTTATCTTGTACAAAACTAACTTTAATAAAAAATGATAGAAACTACGGTTTTACGGAAGGCAATAATATCGGAATAAAATTTGCACTTGAAAAGTTAAATTCAGATTATATCTTACTTTTAAATAATGATACAGTAGTGGACAAAGAATTTTTAAGAAAAATGGTAAATACAGGAAATAATAACCGTAAAATTGGAATTCTTGGACCTGCAATATACTGGTACAATAATAAAAATATGATCCAATCTGCTGGTGCAAACTTATCCTTTAAAACTGGAAAACAGTATATTTTAGGCAGAAACCAAATGGATTCAGGACAATTTAATGAAATTTTAGACGTTGATTATGTTTCCGGATGTGCACTCCTCATAAAAAGCAGGGCAATTGATAAAATTGGACTTTTAAATGGAACATATTTTTTATACTGGGAAGAAGCTGATTGGTGCATTCGGGCACGTAAAAATGGTTTTAAGGTATGCTGTGTCCCACAGGCGAAAATCTGGCATAAGGAATCCAGCTCTGCAAACAAAGTTATGGATTACTATTTTACCAGAAATACATTCCTGTTTATGAAACAGTATACTAACACGTCCCAATTTGGCATATTCATACTTTACTTTTTTGGATTTAGATTCTGGTTTAAAATAGGGGCGTATATCTTATATTATAAAAATATAAATTTATTATTCTGTTTTTTTAAAGGAGTTAAAGAAGGACTATTCATCCAAAATAAACATTAG
- a CDS encoding class I SAM-dependent methyltransferase, with amino-acid sequence MNCKVCNNSQNNKIYKIKEMMFNSGESFDYLECSHCGCLQITHVPPNIEKYYSGKYYSFQRKYNKFLKHTLTTKRDEYALFKRNFLGKLLYKKYPHDLLFNIGKCNLKYDSKILDVGCGSGNLLYSLKNAGFKNLVGIDPYLKKEITSPHLKIVGKEIQEMSEKFDLIIFSHSLEHMDKHAEIIQKISNILNDGGYCIVSMPIKTDYIWDLYGTDWVQIDAPRHILIHSFKSFSTLIKNAGLNVKSVKFNSNEFLFWGSEQYKKNIHLESENSYANNPKGSIFTGKQIKEFKDNADELNKINSGDQAIFILEQ; translated from the coding sequence ATGAATTGTAAAGTATGTAATAATTCTCAAAATAATAAAATTTACAAAATTAAAGAGATGATGTTCAACTCAGGAGAATCTTTCGATTATTTAGAATGTTCACACTGTGGTTGCCTCCAAATAACTCATGTTCCACCAAATATAGAAAAATACTATTCTGGAAAATATTATTCATTCCAAAGAAAGTATAACAAATTTTTGAAACACACACTAACCACCAAAAGAGATGAATATGCATTATTTAAAAGAAATTTTTTAGGTAAACTACTTTATAAGAAATATCCTCACGACTTATTATTTAACATTGGCAAATGTAACCTAAAATATGATTCAAAAATACTAGATGTTGGATGTGGCTCAGGTAACCTTTTATACTCCTTAAAAAATGCAGGATTTAAAAATTTAGTTGGTATCGATCCTTATTTGAAAAAAGAAATTACATCTCCCCACCTTAAAATCGTTGGAAAAGAGATTCAAGAGATGTCTGAAAAATTTGATTTAATTATATTCAGCCATTCACTAGAACATATGGACAAACACGCCGAGATAATACAAAAAATTTCAAATATTTTAAATGATGGAGGTTACTGCATCGTTAGTATGCCCATAAAAACCGATTACATCTGGGATTTATACGGCACTGATTGGGTCCAGATAGATGCTCCTCGCCATATTCTTATTCACAGCTTTAAAAGTTTTAGTACACTAATAAAAAATGCCGGTTTGAATGTAAAAAGTGTAAAATTTAACTCTAACGAATTTTTATTTTGGGGCAGTGAACAGTATAAAAAGAATATTCATTTAGAATCTGAAAATTCCTATGCAAATAACCCTAAAGGAAGTATTTTTACAGGAAAACAAATCAAAGAATTCAAAGATAACGCAGACGAGTTAAATAAAATAAATTCAGGGGATCAGGCAATTTTTATTTTGGAGCAATGA